A stretch of DNA from Candidatus Bathyarchaeota archaeon:
GTTTACGAACCTAGCTTTCGGATTAATCCCAAAAGCAAACTCCCCAACAACATTCGCCCACTGGTCTGTGGAAAAAGTCTGTTTGATTCTACGCAAATGTTCTGGATCCTCACAAAACACGGATTCAACTTTGCCGTCTTTTACGTTGATCTCTATTGGGTGCTTTAATTTACCGATACCGCCAATAGCCAAGTCACAAAAAAGCTTTCCATTCATCATGTTTTCTACAGGAGCAACAATAACCTCCCCTGTTGGCAAGTTCATCCATTTCATCAACTCCCAATCCAGCTTGGTATCTGTGAAAAAACTACGACCCTCAACCCCCAATGTCAAATCTGTTCCGGATTTGCTACAAACTTTAACACTCACTGCACCTTCTAATGCCTTCATGAGTTTATCTGCATGATTTTGCAACTGTTTATGCTCCACTGCAGACAAAGCTAAAGCTCCATCTGTGAGCATATCCAAAGTAACCCCTGGACAATGCCCCAAACGGGACTGGTGATCAGCAATTTCTGTTTTTATTATCTTGATCCTAAAGGGAGTTTCTTCACGG
This window harbors:
- a CDS encoding aminopeptidase; this encodes MAEQVRGGSRLESWVAARNALQNVLEACEGERILVICDEEKADIGQAFAKGALSLGLWTRFLVLEKQSEIRTEIPEYLQLTLSQKPEIFVNILTGNREETPFRIKIIKTEIADHQSRLGHCPGVTLDMLTDGALALSAVEHKQLQNHADKLMKALEGAVSVKVCSKSGTDLTLGVEGRSFFTDTKLDWELMKWMNLPTGEVIVAPVENMMNGKLFCDLAIGGIGKLKHPIEINVKDGKVESVFCEDPEHLRRIKQTFSTDQWANVVGEFAFGINPKARFVNEFLEAEKMLGTIHVAFGANTDMPGGKNLSQNHMDLMVSEPTVTITKKNGKTVAVLQKGVFLVT